A window of the Deinococcus sp. YIM 134068 genome harbors these coding sequences:
- a CDS encoding M3 family oligoendopeptidase, with protein MTASLNPVERVLDVPDALTRWETYAPRYARLQAADLTPADVPAWLAEWSALDAEVAGVGAKLATHADLHTDDEAVQARLTAFLEEVSPPSHRVDHALTERLLAVPDYVPTPDFALTYRRFRDAAALFREANVELEVTHAAQMNRHGVITGNQEVHLRGETLTLPQARLRLDLPDRGEREEAWRALTDSHLGVTPDLDALMLDLMGTRRQLARNADLPNFRDYMWRRLDRVDYTPEDCRAFHEAVRDEVVPLTTRMVAEVAARLGLDTVRPWDYNRAPLDAEGRESLRPFSGGAELETLAQTAFDGLDPELAARFRSMRGGLLDLESRPGKMTHAYCQYFPVNNEPFVLMNVVGTAEDVRVLFHEVGHAFHGFLSGGAQPLVWNRWSPIEFIEIPSMAMEFLTLDHLGHVFSPEDLARYVEKQLQGVVAFLPWAAQMDAFQHWLYAEAGEDVTMADLDAKWLELDRTYHPFVNWDGLDEAARAKGWHYYHIFRAPFYYIEYAMCYLAAVGVWRGARQDPARALANYKASLRLGGTVPVPELYRAAGVEFRFDREYIRDLMGFLGEQLGERSALSGQPSAREG; from the coding sequence ATGACCGCCTCCCTCAACCCCGTCGAGCGCGTTCTCGACGTGCCGGATGCCCTTACCCGCTGGGAGACCTATGCGCCCCGCTACGCCCGGCTTCAGGCTGCCGACCTCACCCCGGCGGACGTGCCCGCCTGGCTCGCCGAGTGGAGCGCGCTCGACGCGGAGGTGGCGGGCGTGGGTGCCAAGCTCGCCACCCACGCGGACCTCCACACGGATGACGAGGCGGTTCAGGCCCGTTTGACTGCGTTTCTGGAGGAGGTCTCGCCGCCGTCCCACCGGGTCGACCACGCGCTGACCGAGCGGCTGCTCGCCGTGCCGGACTACGTGCCCACACCCGACTTTGCCCTGACCTACCGCCGCTTCCGGGACGCCGCCGCCCTCTTCCGGGAGGCGAATGTGGAACTGGAGGTCACGCACGCGGCGCAGATGAACCGCCACGGCGTCATCACCGGCAATCAGGAGGTCCACCTGCGGGGCGAGACGTTGACCCTCCCGCAGGCGCGGCTGCGGCTCGACCTCCCTGACCGGGGCGAGCGTGAGGAGGCGTGGCGGGCGCTGACGGACAGCCACCTCGGCGTGACCCCCGACCTTGACGCGCTGATGCTCGACCTGATGGGCACGCGGCGGCAACTCGCGCGCAATGCCGACCTCCCGAACTTCCGGGACTACATGTGGCGGCGTCTCGACCGGGTGGACTACACCCCGGAGGACTGCCGCGCCTTCCACGAGGCCGTGCGGGACGAGGTGGTGCCCCTCACCACCCGGATGGTGGCGGAGGTCGCCGCACGGCTGGGGCTGGACACGGTGCGCCCCTGGGACTACAACCGCGCCCCCCTCGACGCCGAGGGCCGCGAGTCGCTGAGGCCCTTTTCCGGCGGGGCCGAACTCGAAACGCTGGCGCAGACGGCCTTCGACGGGCTGGACCCTGAACTCGCCGCCCGCTTCCGGTCCATGCGCGGCGGGCTGCTCGACCTCGAATCGCGGCCCGGCAAGATGACGCACGCCTACTGCCAGTACTTCCCTGTGAACAACGAACCCTTCGTCCTGATGAACGTGGTGGGCACCGCCGAGGACGTGCGGGTTCTCTTCCACGAGGTCGGGCACGCCTTCCACGGCTTCCTGAGCGGGGGCGCGCAGCCCCTGGTGTGGAACCGCTGGAGTCCCATCGAGTTCATCGAAATTCCGAGCATGGCGATGGAGTTCCTGACGCTCGACCACCTCGGGCACGTCTTCTCGCCGGAGGACCTCGCCCGTTACGTGGAAAAGCAGCTTCAGGGCGTCGTCGCCTTCCTGCCGTGGGCCGCGCAGATGGACGCCTTCCAGCACTGGCTCTACGCCGAGGCGGGGGAGGACGTGACGATGGCCGATCTCGACGCCAAGTGGCTGGAACTGGACCGCACCTACCACCCCTTCGTGAACTGGGACGGTCTGGACGAGGCGGCGCGGGCGAAGGGCTGGCATTACTACCACATCTTCCGCGCGCCCTTCTACTACATCGAGTACGCGATGTGCTACCTCGCCGCCGTCGGCGTGTGGCGGGGGGCCAGGCAGGACCCCGCCCGCGCCCTGGCGAACTACAAGGCCAGCCTGCGCCTCGGGGGCACCGTGCCCGTCCCCGAGCTGTACCGTGCGGCGGGCGTGGAGTTCCGCTTCGACCGGGAGTACATCCGGGACCTGATGGGGTTTCTGGGAGAGCAGTTGGGGGAGCGGTCAGCCCTCAGCGGTCAGCCGTCAGCGAGGGAAGGCTGA